From one Luteipulveratus mongoliensis genomic stretch:
- a CDS encoding DUF4396 domain-containing protein, with product MSSIRRFDPMAASATLHCLTGCSIGEIAGLLIGTHQGWDNLQTTVLSIALAFVFGYALSSLPVVLAGVSVGAALQLVLAADTLSIFTMEVVDNAVMNVVPGAMDAGLDRPLFWVSMMIALTVAFAAAYPVNVYLMGRGKGHALTHQYMGHGSGGDEHAGHDMAEHDMAAHEVPRRRSRWTGPSASTLAVGIAGFLLGGLVVSIGVELDDDAPAPPSHSMTP from the coding sequence ATGAGCAGTATCCGCCGGTTCGACCCGATGGCCGCGAGCGCGACCCTGCACTGCCTGACCGGCTGCTCGATCGGCGAGATCGCCGGTCTGCTGATCGGCACGCACCAGGGGTGGGACAACCTGCAGACGACGGTGCTGTCGATCGCGCTGGCGTTCGTGTTCGGCTACGCGCTCTCGTCGCTGCCGGTCGTGCTCGCGGGTGTCAGCGTCGGTGCCGCGCTCCAGCTCGTGCTGGCCGCTGACACGCTGTCGATCTTCACGATGGAGGTCGTCGACAACGCGGTCATGAACGTCGTGCCGGGCGCGATGGACGCCGGCCTCGACCGGCCGCTGTTCTGGGTGTCGATGATGATCGCGCTGACGGTGGCATTCGCTGCGGCGTACCCGGTCAACGTCTACCTCATGGGTCGCGGCAAGGGCCACGCGCTCACGCACCAGTACATGGGCCACGGCAGCGGCGGCGACGAGCACGCTGGGCACGACATGGCTGAGCACGACATGGCTGCACACGAGGTGCCCCGTCGGCGCAGCCGCTGGACGGGGCCGAGCGCATCGACGCTGGCCGTCGGGATCGCCGGATTCCTGCTCGGCGGGCTCGTAGTCTCCATCGGCGTCGAGCTCGATGACGACGCTCCCGCGCCGCCGTCCCACTCGATGACCCCCTGA
- a CDS encoding ASCH domain-containing protein, with translation MIDIDRAAVERFWAAFCAHRGKDLPVPTAETFGDSPEMADELLGLVLDGTKRATASAHDSYAPAGEDLPQVADRWIPCDGKGIPRCVLETTDVRVGPLDSVDDQFAWDEGEGDRSRAYWLSEHQGFFERTAAGDGFTYSESMPTVFERFAVVWPPELADSPR, from the coding sequence GTGATCGACATCGACCGGGCGGCCGTAGAACGCTTCTGGGCTGCGTTCTGCGCGCATCGAGGCAAGGATCTCCCCGTTCCGACCGCCGAGACGTTCGGTGACAGCCCCGAGATGGCGGACGAGCTGCTCGGGCTGGTCCTCGACGGCACCAAGCGGGCGACCGCCAGCGCCCATGACAGCTACGCCCCCGCCGGCGAGGATCTCCCACAGGTTGCGGATCGCTGGATCCCGTGCGATGGCAAGGGGATTCCGCGTTGCGTCCTCGAGACCACCGACGTACGCGTCGGTCCGCTGGACAGCGTCGACGACCAGTTCGCGTGGGACGAGGGCGAGGGAGACCGGTCGCGCGCGTACTGGCTGTCGGAGCACCAGGGGTTCTTCGAGCGCACAGCCGCCGGCGACGGGTTCACCTACAGCGAATCGATGCCCACGGTGTTCGAACGGTTCGCGGTGGTCTGGCCGCCCGAGCTCGCCGACTCACCCCGCTGA
- a CDS encoding ROK family transcriptional regulator, whose protein sequence is MTQTEPGALVRLRAANRRSVLRALAQDGACSRADLARRTGLSPTTISSLVRDLLSDGLLTQRPDCGTPHKGGSGRPPRMVALSMPAGGVAGIDIGHRHVRVAIADRTGTVLHEEERKIDADERGPRTLDVAVDLLDQSVASVDGFTLVGVGLCVPAPIDRRSARISTDIMPGWRGVVPVEDLASRINVPVMADNDANLGALAELHRGAGRGAHDFIYLKLASGLGAGLVIGRQVYKGSTGHAGEIGHVRVREHGAVCRCGNRGCLETEVSVPRLIELLQPAYDIALKPATVEQLERDGDPGVRRVLEEAGGAVGRVLADLCNTLNPSLVIIGGPFGRSAAIHRGLQAALDRYAQPDIAQAVDIVSGELGIEAQVRGAIDLAVAGVAHLRDAQL, encoded by the coding sequence GTGACTCAGACCGAGCCCGGAGCCCTCGTACGACTGCGTGCCGCCAACCGACGCAGTGTCCTGCGGGCCCTCGCCCAGGATGGTGCGTGCAGCCGCGCGGACCTGGCGCGTCGTACGGGCTTGTCGCCCACGACGATCTCCAGCCTGGTGCGCGACCTTCTTTCGGACGGGCTTCTGACGCAGCGGCCCGACTGCGGCACGCCGCATAAAGGTGGGAGCGGTCGGCCGCCGCGCATGGTGGCGCTGTCGATGCCGGCCGGCGGGGTGGCTGGGATCGACATCGGTCATCGGCACGTCCGGGTCGCCATCGCGGACCGCACCGGCACCGTCCTGCACGAGGAAGAGCGGAAGATCGACGCCGACGAGCGTGGTCCGCGCACGCTCGATGTCGCGGTCGATCTGCTGGATCAGTCCGTCGCGTCCGTCGACGGCTTCACCCTCGTGGGTGTGGGGCTGTGCGTCCCGGCCCCGATCGACCGACGCTCCGCCCGCATCAGCACCGACATCATGCCGGGCTGGCGCGGCGTCGTGCCGGTGGAGGACCTCGCCTCGCGCATCAACGTGCCGGTGATGGCCGACAACGACGCCAACCTCGGAGCGCTGGCCGAGCTGCATCGTGGCGCGGGTCGCGGCGCGCACGACTTCATCTATCTCAAGCTCGCCAGCGGACTCGGTGCCGGTCTGGTCATCGGGCGGCAGGTCTACAAGGGCTCGACCGGGCACGCCGGTGAGATCGGGCACGTACGCGTCCGCGAGCACGGGGCCGTCTGCCGGTGCGGCAACCGTGGGTGTCTCGAGACCGAGGTCTCGGTGCCGCGACTGATCGAGCTGCTCCAACCGGCGTACGACATCGCCTTGAAGCCGGCCACCGTCGAGCAGCTCGAGCGCGATGGCGACCCAGGTGTGCGCCGCGTCCTGGAGGAGGCGGGCGGTGCGGTCGGCCGAGTGCTGGCTGACCTGTGCAACACCCTCAACCCGTCGCTGGTGATCATCGGGGGACCGTTCGGTCGATCAGCGGCGATTCACCGCGGGTTGCAGGCCGCGCTGGATCGGTACGCGCAGCCCGACATCGCGCAGGCGGTCGACATCGTGTCCGGTGAGCTGGGCATCGAGGCGCAGGTGCGGGGCGCGATCGACCTCGCGGTCGCTGGCGTGGCGCACCTTCGTGACGCCCAGCTCTAG
- a CDS encoding glycoside hydrolase family 3 protein, with product MFQNPSPPPRGLIRRPAGKLAISVALAALAITPVVPSAMAKAPDRTPTAAAKLPYQNASLPVSKRVADLLGRMTLDEKIGQMTQAERGAVDADPSKIGTLGSLLSGGGSVPTPNTPTAWADMVDRYQKAAMTSRLKIPLLYGVDSVHGHSNVLGATVFPHNIAIGATRDPSLARRTAEVTAQETRATGPQWAFAPCVCVARDDRWGRTYESYGESPDLVTKMETSIDGLQGAPGELDDPNHVLATVKHFAGDGLTTYGTGSNDKTTGTYPIDQGIAQVDQKTFDKLALQPYVAAVKKHHAGSVMPSYSDVDWTEDGLGNRINAHANKALITGWLKGKMKYDGLLISDYNGIDHIKPESYTFDQQVVAGVNAGIDMFMQPWNYDQFEASLKTAVTTGKVKPGRIDDAVTRILTKKFELGLFEHPYTNRTHLGEVGSKQHRALAREVVGKTQVLLKNKPGALPLKANQKTYVAGSNADSMTNQAGGWTLSWQGGDGPIPGTTILDGIKSNTKSVTYSADASAPIPKGSVGVVVVGETPYAEGFGDVGGPQWTGADGKLRPSQTMQLNAKDKAAIDKVCAATSTCVVLVVSGRPVIIPQTQLKKIDSVVAAWQPGTEGAGVADPLFGHTGYSGRLPVSWPKTLNQEPINVGDRFYDPAFAYGWGLTTRAH from the coding sequence ATGTTCCAGAACCCGTCACCTCCCCCACGCGGACTCATCCGGCGCCCCGCCGGCAAGCTCGCCATCTCCGTGGCCCTCGCCGCCCTCGCCATCACCCCGGTGGTGCCGTCGGCCATGGCCAAGGCGCCCGACCGCACACCCACGGCAGCAGCGAAGCTCCCGTACCAGAACGCCTCCCTCCCGGTTTCGAAGCGCGTGGCCGACCTCCTTGGCCGGATGACGCTCGACGAGAAGATCGGCCAGATGACGCAGGCGGAGCGCGGTGCCGTCGACGCCGACCCGAGCAAGATCGGCACGCTGGGCAGTCTTCTGTCGGGCGGTGGCTCGGTGCCGACCCCCAACACCCCCACCGCGTGGGCCGACATGGTCGACCGCTACCAGAAGGCCGCGATGACGTCGCGGCTCAAGATCCCGCTGCTGTACGGCGTGGACTCGGTGCACGGGCACAGCAACGTGTTGGGGGCCACCGTCTTCCCGCACAACATTGCGATCGGCGCCACCCGCGACCCGTCCCTCGCCCGCCGGACCGCCGAGGTCACCGCGCAGGAGACGCGCGCCACCGGACCGCAGTGGGCCTTCGCGCCGTGCGTCTGCGTCGCCCGCGACGACCGCTGGGGCCGGACGTACGAGTCGTACGGCGAGAGCCCTGACCTGGTGACCAAGATGGAGACGTCGATCGACGGACTCCAAGGCGCACCAGGCGAATTGGACGATCCGAACCACGTGCTGGCCACGGTGAAGCACTTCGCCGGTGACGGTCTGACGACGTACGGGACGGGGTCGAACGACAAGACGACCGGCACGTACCCGATCGACCAGGGCATCGCCCAGGTCGACCAGAAGACCTTCGACAAGCTAGCGCTCCAGCCGTACGTCGCCGCCGTCAAGAAGCACCACGCCGGCTCGGTGATGCCGTCCTACTCGGACGTCGACTGGACCGAGGACGGTCTGGGCAACCGGATCAACGCCCACGCCAACAAGGCGCTGATCACGGGCTGGCTCAAGGGCAAGATGAAGTACGACGGTCTGCTGATCTCGGACTACAACGGCATCGACCACATCAAGCCCGAGTCCTACACGTTCGACCAGCAGGTCGTGGCCGGCGTCAACGCGGGCATCGACATGTTCATGCAGCCGTGGAACTACGACCAGTTCGAGGCTTCGCTGAAGACGGCGGTGACGACCGGCAAGGTCAAGCCGGGTCGCATCGATGACGCGGTCACCCGCATCCTCACCAAGAAGTTCGAGCTCGGCCTCTTCGAGCACCCGTACACCAACCGCACCCACCTGGGCGAGGTTGGCTCCAAGCAGCACCGTGCCCTCGCCCGCGAGGTGGTCGGCAAGACGCAGGTCCTGCTCAAGAACAAGCCGGGCGCGCTGCCGCTCAAGGCGAACCAGAAGACGTACGTCGCCGGCAGCAACGCCGACAGCATGACCAACCAGGCGGGCGGTTGGACGCTCAGCTGGCAGGGCGGCGACGGGCCGATCCCCGGCACCACGATCCTGGACGGCATCAAGTCCAACACGAAGTCGGTGACCTACTCGGCGGACGCCTCGGCGCCCATCCCCAAGGGATCCGTCGGTGTCGTCGTGGTCGGTGAGACGCCGTACGCCGAAGGCTTCGGTGACGTCGGTGGTCCGCAGTGGACCGGCGCGGACGGCAAGCTCCGCCCGTCGCAGACGATGCAGCTGAACGCCAAGGACAAGGCCGCCATCGACAAGGTGTGCGCCGCGACGTCGACCTGTGTGGTGCTGGTCGTGTCCGGTCGGCCGGTCATCATCCCGCAGACCCAGCTGAAGAAGATCGACTCCGTGGTCGCCGCGTGGCAGCCCGGCACCGAGGGTGCTGGCGTCGCCGATCCGTTGTTCGGCCACACGGGCTACTCGGGACGGCTGCCGGTGTCCTGGCCGAAGACGCTCAACCAGGAGCCGATCAACGTCGGCGACCGCTTCTACGACCCGGCCTTCGCCTACGGCTGGGGCCTGACCACCCGGGCGCACTGA
- a CDS encoding pirin family protein → MPAVTVDNILTLPRVAEPDVTAASRPVLSVTTAPQGYEGEGFPVRRAFAGVDVATLDPFIHMDQMGEVEYAAGEPKGTPWHPHRGFETVTYMIDGIMEHQDSHGGGGVISDGDTQWMTAGSGLLHIEAPPEEVVMKGGLFHGMQLWVNLPSHLKMSAPRYQDIRGGEVALLSSPDGGALLRVIAGSVDGHDGPGVTHTPISVVHATIAPGAQLRLPWRPDFNALVYVLSGSGTVGAQRRPITMGQLAAYGPGDVIELAAGESQESRSPSLDVIVLGGAPIREPVAAYGPFVMNTRAELMQAFEDFQAGKLGTIPSEPHPGHDVL, encoded by the coding sequence ATGCCTGCCGTGACCGTCGACAACATCCTGACCTTGCCGCGGGTGGCCGAGCCGGACGTGACCGCTGCCTCCCGCCCGGTTCTCTCGGTGACGACCGCTCCGCAGGGGTACGAGGGTGAGGGCTTCCCCGTCCGCCGCGCCTTCGCCGGCGTCGACGTCGCAACCCTGGACCCGTTCATCCACATGGACCAGATGGGCGAGGTCGAGTACGCCGCTGGGGAGCCCAAGGGCACGCCGTGGCACCCGCACCGCGGCTTCGAGACGGTGACCTACATGATCGACGGGATCATGGAGCACCAGGACTCCCACGGTGGCGGCGGTGTGATCAGTGACGGTGACACCCAGTGGATGACGGCCGGCTCAGGTCTGCTGCACATCGAGGCGCCGCCGGAGGAAGTCGTCATGAAGGGCGGCCTGTTCCACGGCATGCAGCTGTGGGTCAACCTGCCGAGCCACCTCAAGATGTCCGCTCCCCGCTACCAGGACATCCGTGGCGGCGAGGTCGCGCTGCTGAGCAGCCCAGATGGTGGGGCGCTGCTGCGCGTCATCGCGGGTTCGGTCGACGGACATGACGGACCCGGTGTCACGCACACCCCGATCTCTGTCGTGCACGCGACCATCGCGCCTGGTGCGCAGCTGCGACTGCCGTGGCGGCCCGACTTCAACGCCTTGGTCTATGTGCTGTCAGGCTCGGGAACCGTTGGGGCGCAACGGCGTCCGATCACGATGGGCCAGCTGGCGGCGTACGGTCCGGGCGACGTGATCGAGCTGGCGGCCGGGGAGAGCCAGGAGAGCCGCAGCCCCAGTCTCGACGTGATCGTGCTGGGAGGTGCGCCGATCCGCGAGCCCGTGGCGGCGTACGGACCGTTCGTGATGAACACCCGCGCTGAGCTGATGCAGGCGTTCGAGGACTTCCAGGCGGGCAAACTGGGGACGATCCCGAGCGAGCCCCACCCCGGCCACGACGTCCTCTGA
- a CDS encoding alpha/beta hydrolase has translation MKLPYWARAAQAALAGIGRLPLGVQQRLGGRPVRIDGQQLHAELQFPLRLVNATSKRAHDDTAVQEGRELLAFSAALFGGKPAPVDLESVTIPSPRGSINARLYRPAGRRPARLLVYFHGGGWVLGGLDDDAEPLCAFLAEQADVTVLSVDYRLAPEHRFPAAAEDAVSAYRWAVAQTASLGIDPSAIAVGGISAGGNLAAVVSQAVAGEDLQQPVLQVLVVPVTDVSTKHRSYELFGEGFALTEADMDWFKDTYLNDPEEALDPRVSPLLTDDLSGLPPAYVAVAGFDPLRDEGIAYAERLREAGVPTELRVHTGLIHSFAGILGVGRAGRAAAQEIADAIRQGFDK, from the coding sequence ATGAAGCTCCCGTACTGGGCTCGTGCGGCCCAAGCCGCCCTGGCAGGCATCGGCCGGCTCCCCCTCGGCGTACAGCAGCGACTCGGTGGGCGCCCGGTCCGCATCGACGGCCAGCAGCTGCACGCCGAGCTGCAGTTCCCGTTGCGCCTGGTCAACGCCACGTCGAAGCGGGCACACGATGACACCGCCGTCCAGGAGGGCCGGGAGCTGCTGGCCTTCTCAGCGGCCCTCTTCGGCGGCAAGCCGGCCCCGGTCGACCTCGAGTCCGTGACGATCCCGTCACCTCGAGGGTCGATCAACGCACGGCTCTACCGTCCCGCAGGTCGGCGACCCGCGCGGTTGCTGGTCTACTTCCACGGCGGTGGCTGGGTGCTCGGCGGTCTCGACGACGATGCCGAGCCCCTCTGCGCCTTCCTTGCCGAGCAGGCCGACGTGACCGTGCTGTCGGTCGACTACCGGCTCGCGCCCGAGCACCGGTTCCCAGCGGCTGCGGAGGACGCCGTGTCCGCCTACCGGTGGGCCGTCGCCCAGACCGCGAGCCTTGGCATCGATCCGAGTGCCATCGCCGTCGGCGGCATCAGCGCGGGCGGCAACCTTGCCGCGGTCGTCAGCCAGGCCGTCGCCGGCGAGGACCTCCAGCAGCCCGTCCTGCAGGTGCTCGTCGTCCCCGTCACCGACGTGTCGACCAAGCACCGCTCGTACGAGCTGTTCGGCGAGGGTTTCGCGCTGACCGAGGCGGACATGGACTGGTTCAAGGACACCTACCTCAACGATCCCGAGGAAGCGCTCGACCCACGAGTCTCACCGCTGCTGACGGACGACTTGTCCGGCCTGCCACCGGCGTACGTCGCGGTCGCTGGGTTCGACCCGCTCCGCGACGAGGGCATCGCGTACGCCGAACGCCTGCGCGAGGCAGGCGTGCCGACCGAGCTGCGCGTGCACACCGGGCTCATCCACTCCTTCGCCGGAATCCTCGGCGTCGGCCGTGCCGGACGAGCCGCTGCCCAAGAGATCGCCGACGCCATTCGTCAGGGTTTCGACAAGTAG
- a CDS encoding beta-N-acetylhexosaminidase family protein: MRRRPTSHASRILLPAAVALATASALAVPSAGADEPAAPTAPTATTAPTVSPTPQSISSLGSGMPVTSRVRVVVAADTDKAALSSLLAALKAHGVTRIDQVAPGAAGPPGLLTIHLGASNRPDVVTAVAGTAVPDHTEGYALRAAKRGPSKVIGIAGVDGTGQFYGVQTLRQLLAGSTVAQTSVSDFPSMPLRGTIEGFYGEPWTSAERLDQMDFYGQVKANTYIYAPKDDPYHRDQWRTPYPADKLTELGGLVSRANANHVQFTFAVSPGGSICYSDQADRTKLKAKLQSMYDLGVRSFSIPLDDISYTKWNCAADQTTYGAPGRQSAAKAQVSLLNDVQGWITTHDGARPLQMVPTEYGDLTDTAYKQEVRGTLDPAVVVMWTGTDVVPPTVTNEQADQASKLFGRKVFLWDNYPVNDFGNTKGRLLLAPYDKREAGLSGHLTGIVANPMNQPYASKVAVFGTADFTWNDKAYDATTSWPRALSYLAGGDPAATAALLVFADLEHLAPTFGATPWQPQAPELGRRVNAFWTSADAGQVAEAVAALRPYASRIASAPSTIRAGHVQKGFVTDASPWLTATDLWGQALVQQLDAITAHLAGDDATAKQLTQSSKALQAKAAGVKVDPVRNTWGSGPVKVGDGVLDTFLAKAADLATG, translated from the coding sequence ATGCGACGTCGACCGACAAGCCACGCCTCCCGAATCCTTCTGCCCGCAGCCGTCGCGCTGGCAACCGCTTCAGCGCTGGCTGTGCCGAGTGCCGGCGCCGATGAGCCCGCGGCGCCCACGGCGCCCACGGCGACGACAGCTCCGACGGTCAGCCCCACACCCCAGTCGATCTCGTCACTCGGCTCCGGGATGCCCGTCACCAGCCGGGTGCGAGTCGTCGTCGCCGCGGACACCGACAAGGCGGCGCTCAGCTCGCTCCTCGCCGCGCTCAAGGCGCACGGCGTCACCCGCATCGACCAGGTCGCGCCCGGTGCGGCAGGGCCTCCCGGCCTCCTCACCATTCACCTCGGCGCCTCGAACCGGCCGGACGTCGTCACGGCCGTAGCCGGCACCGCGGTCCCCGACCACACCGAGGGTTACGCCCTCCGCGCGGCGAAACGCGGCCCGAGCAAGGTCATCGGCATTGCCGGCGTCGACGGCACCGGCCAGTTCTACGGCGTCCAGACGCTGCGCCAGCTGCTGGCCGGCAGCACGGTCGCCCAGACGTCGGTGTCCGACTTCCCGTCGATGCCGTTGCGCGGCACGATCGAAGGTTTCTACGGCGAGCCGTGGACGTCGGCGGAGCGCCTCGACCAGATGGACTTCTACGGCCAGGTCAAGGCCAACACCTACATCTACGCGCCCAAGGACGACCCGTACCACCGCGACCAGTGGCGCACGCCGTACCCCGCGGACAAGCTGACCGAGCTCGGCGGCCTGGTCAGCCGCGCCAACGCCAACCACGTGCAGTTCACCTTCGCGGTCTCACCCGGCGGATCGATCTGCTACTCCGACCAGGCGGACCGCACCAAGCTCAAGGCGAAGCTGCAGAGCATGTACGACCTGGGCGTCCGCAGCTTCTCGATCCCGCTCGACGACATCAGCTACACGAAGTGGAACTGCGCTGCCGACCAGACGACGTACGGCGCACCCGGCCGGCAGTCCGCCGCCAAGGCGCAGGTCAGCCTGCTCAACGACGTCCAGGGCTGGATCACGACGCACGATGGAGCGCGGCCCCTGCAGATGGTGCCGACCGAGTACGGCGACCTCACCGACACGGCCTACAAGCAGGAGGTGCGCGGCACCCTCGACCCCGCCGTCGTCGTGATGTGGACCGGGACCGACGTGGTCCCGCCGACCGTGACCAACGAGCAGGCGGATCAGGCCAGCAAGCTGTTCGGACGCAAGGTCTTCCTCTGGGACAACTACCCGGTCAACGACTTCGGCAACACCAAGGGGAGGCTGCTGCTCGCGCCGTACGACAAGCGCGAGGCAGGCCTGTCAGGTCACCTCACCGGCATCGTGGCCAACCCGATGAACCAGCCGTACGCCAGCAAGGTGGCCGTCTTCGGGACGGCCGACTTCACCTGGAACGACAAGGCGTACGACGCGACCACGAGCTGGCCGCGCGCGCTGTCCTACCTTGCGGGCGGCGACCCGGCTGCCACTGCGGCGCTGCTGGTCTTCGCGGATCTGGAGCACCTGGCGCCGACGTTCGGTGCGACACCGTGGCAGCCGCAGGCTCCTGAGCTCGGCCGCCGCGTGAACGCCTTCTGGACGTCGGCGGATGCGGGCCAGGTGGCGGAGGCCGTCGCAGCGCTCCGTCCGTACGCGTCTCGAATCGCTAGCGCCCCCAGCACTATTCGTGCTGGTCACGTTCAGAAAGGCTTCGTGACGGACGCCAGTCCCTGGCTGACTGCGACCGACCTCTGGGGTCAGGCGCTCGTGCAACAGCTCGATGCCATCACTGCCCACCTCGCCGGTGACGACGCGACGGCGAAGCAGCTCACTCAGTCGTCAAAGGCGTTGCAGGCCAAGGCTGCTGGCGTCAAGGTCGACCCGGTGCGCAACACGTGGGGCAGCGGGCCGGTCAAGGTCGGCGACGGCGTACTCGACACGTTCCTCGCCAAGGCCGCCGATCTCGCGACGGGCTGA
- a CDS encoding M4 family metallopeptidase, protein MRMTTFAVALAGTASVALAMPANAASAAPLPATNDSAVATYLKSTPAGLSASAGDAYQLIRRTTSKDGTTHARYARTHDGLPVVGGELVVHAKDGKVVDQSTSQTAPIRVGTAAHVPAGTARSASITGARNFNQTGATQAKLVVDATSSTPRLAWMTLVAGVQLDGLTPSRRAVLVDASTGKVIRSAETVATLLPASTSKAAMARSGAKAPKLTAAGRSRAQLPVISWTADAPAKSAAVAPRAAAGVKAVGHTTFYGDVTLTVTKTSTGFSLVDAARGKGSTCNSNYTGNTDFGTGDTCKLIVAKKAVFGNGKATDPNTTAADAHYGGAVTWDYYAKTFGRKGIFANGKGVGSHIRFGFKGWKNAAWNGTNMVYGDGGKYGSMAALDVSGHEMTHGVSEALAKLGYEGDVGGINESTSDVFGTMVEYTAKNPKDKFDFLIGEKLNYNGDGKPLRYMDDPSKDGMSHSCWSKATADDDPHYTSGVGNHAFYLMSNGTGKSAYGTTKSCNGTTFKGIGGIKVSKIWYNTIRDYGTENMTYAQLKAGMIKSANAEYGKNSTESKAITAGWKAVNVA, encoded by the coding sequence ATGAGGATGACGACATTCGCCGTCGCCCTGGCAGGAACCGCATCAGTCGCGCTGGCCATGCCGGCGAACGCTGCGAGCGCCGCACCGCTCCCTGCGACCAACGACTCAGCGGTCGCTACCTACCTGAAGAGCACGCCCGCCGGGCTCAGTGCATCGGCCGGAGACGCCTACCAGCTCATCCGCCGGACCACGAGCAAGGACGGCACGACCCACGCGCGTTACGCCCGCACCCACGACGGGCTGCCCGTCGTGGGCGGCGAGCTCGTGGTGCACGCCAAGGACGGCAAGGTCGTGGATCAGTCGACCTCGCAGACGGCTCCGATCCGCGTCGGGACCGCCGCTCACGTCCCGGCAGGGACTGCGCGCTCGGCATCGATCACCGGGGCGCGCAACTTCAACCAGACCGGCGCCACCCAGGCCAAGCTCGTCGTGGATGCCACCTCGAGCACGCCGCGTCTGGCCTGGATGACCCTGGTTGCGGGTGTCCAGCTTGATGGTCTGACACCCAGCCGCCGCGCCGTGCTGGTCGACGCGAGCACCGGCAAGGTCATTCGCTCGGCCGAGACCGTCGCCACGCTGCTGCCCGCCTCGACCTCCAAGGCGGCCATGGCGCGGAGCGGTGCGAAGGCGCCGAAGCTGACCGCAGCGGGTCGATCGCGTGCCCAGCTGCCCGTCATCAGCTGGACCGCAGACGCTCCCGCGAAGTCCGCGGCCGTCGCGCCGCGTGCAGCCGCCGGCGTCAAGGCCGTCGGTCACACGACGTTCTACGGCGACGTCACCCTCACGGTGACCAAGACCAGCACCGGTTTCAGCCTGGTCGACGCGGCCCGCGGCAAGGGCAGCACGTGCAACTCCAACTACACCGGCAACACCGACTTCGGGACGGGCGACACCTGCAAGCTGATCGTCGCCAAGAAGGCGGTCTTCGGCAACGGGAAGGCGACGGACCCCAACACCACGGCGGCGGACGCGCACTACGGTGGCGCGGTCACCTGGGACTACTACGCCAAGACGTTCGGGCGTAAGGGCATCTTCGCCAACGGCAAGGGCGTCGGCTCGCACATCCGGTTCGGCTTCAAGGGCTGGAAGAACGCCGCCTGGAACGGCACGAACATGGTCTACGGCGACGGCGGCAAGTACGGCTCGATGGCAGCCCTGGACGTGTCCGGTCACGAGATGACCCACGGAGTCTCCGAGGCGCTCGCGAAGCTCGGCTACGAGGGTGACGTGGGCGGCATCAACGAGTCCACCAGCGACGTCTTCGGCACGATGGTCGAGTACACCGCCAAGAACCCCAAGGACAAGTTCGACTTCCTGATCGGCGAGAAGCTCAACTACAACGGCGACGGCAAGCCGCTGCGCTACATGGACGACCCGTCCAAGGACGGCATGTCGCACTCGTGCTGGAGCAAGGCCACAGCCGACGACGACCCGCACTACACCTCGGGTGTCGGCAACCACGCGTTCTACCTGATGTCCAACGGCACCGGGAAGTCCGCGTACGGCACGACGAAGAGCTGTAACGGCACCACGTTCAAGGGGATTGGCGGTATCAAGGTCTCGAAGATCTGGTACAACACGATCCGCGACTACGGCACCGAGAACATGACGTACGCCCAGCTGAAGGCCGGCATGATCAAGTCCGCCAACGCTGAGTACGGCAAGAACAGCACCGAGAGCAAGGCGATCACGGCAGGCTGGAAGGCCGTGAACGTCGCCTGA